In the genome of Methylophaga nitratireducenticrescens, one region contains:
- a CDS encoding ABC transporter permease — protein MSFIKQFRPYPASIFVLAVVLSMPVAVVLAHVFVPSGDIWQHLSSTVLPDYIRNSLLLMLGVAVGTLLIGVTAAWLTTMCQFPGRSVFEWALLLPMAMPAYIIAYTYTGMLDFAGPLQTSLREWFGWQYGDYWFPQIRSLNGAVAMLTLVLYPYVYLLSRAAFLNQSICVLDVSRTLGNGPWKTFWKVALPLARPAIIAGLSLALMETLADYGTVQFFGVSTFTTGIFRTWFGMGSAAVAAQLAAGLMVFVFALILIERYSRRKARYHHTSRRHQDLRRFQLTGGRAFLAFLFCLLILGLGFLLPAFQLLSWTIHVADTVIDAEFLRLLVNSLSLAAFAAVLALLLALVMAYAQRLHPGKLVSGAVRVAGMGYAVPGAVIAVGVMIPFAWVDNTIDDLARSQFNYSTGLLLSGTLVAVTFAYLTRFLAVSLQTVDSGLTRITHSMDEAGRSFGFRPLQILRQIHIPMLSASLMTALLLVFVDVLKELPATLILRPFNFNTLAVKAYELASDERLAEAAPAALAIVIAGIIPVILLSKTITRSRKLKLAIDEN, from the coding sequence ATGTCCTTCATAAAGCAATTTCGTCCCTACCCTGCATCCATTTTTGTATTGGCAGTGGTTCTGTCAATGCCGGTGGCAGTGGTTTTGGCGCATGTTTTTGTTCCCAGTGGTGATATCTGGCAGCACCTAAGCAGTACTGTGCTTCCCGACTATATTCGTAATTCACTGCTTTTAATGCTGGGAGTCGCTGTTGGCACTCTGCTTATCGGCGTTACAGCTGCCTGGCTCACTACAATGTGTCAATTTCCCGGTCGCAGTGTGTTCGAGTGGGCCTTGTTGCTGCCAATGGCAATGCCAGCCTATATTATTGCCTATACCTATACCGGCATGCTGGACTTTGCTGGTCCGTTGCAAACCAGCCTGCGTGAATGGTTTGGCTGGCAATACGGAGATTACTGGTTCCCCCAGATCCGTTCGCTAAACGGTGCAGTTGCCATGCTGACTCTGGTGCTTTATCCCTATGTTTATCTGCTTAGCCGTGCGGCGTTTCTGAATCAATCAATCTGCGTGCTTGATGTCAGCCGGACATTAGGCAATGGTCCATGGAAAACGTTCTGGAAAGTAGCGCTTCCGCTGGCTCGTCCAGCAATCATTGCTGGTTTATCATTGGCGTTGATGGAAACTTTAGCCGATTATGGCACCGTACAATTCTTTGGCGTCAGCACCTTTACTACCGGCATTTTCCGCACCTGGTTTGGTATGGGTAGTGCGGCGGTGGCAGCCCAACTCGCCGCTGGACTGATGGTATTTGTATTTGCCTTGATTCTTATCGAACGTTATTCCCGTCGTAAAGCCCGCTATCACCACACCAGTCGTCGTCACCAGGATCTGCGTCGATTCCAACTGACCGGTGGCCGGGCATTTCTGGCATTTCTGTTTTGCCTGCTTATCCTTGGACTGGGATTTTTATTACCAGCATTTCAACTGCTCAGCTGGACCATCCATGTGGCGGATACTGTGATTGATGCAGAGTTTCTAAGATTACTTGTCAACAGCCTGTCCCTTGCCGCGTTTGCTGCCGTACTGGCATTGTTACTGGCGCTGGTTATGGCTTATGCCCAACGACTTCATCCGGGCAAACTGGTCAGTGGTGCTGTCCGGGTGGCAGGAATGGGGTATGCCGTGCCTGGCGCTGTTATTGCCGTTGGTGTGATGATTCCTTTTGCCTGGGTTGATAACACCATTGATGATTTGGCCCGGAGTCAGTTTAATTATTCCACTGGACTGTTATTGAGTGGCACATTGGTCGCGGTCACATTTGCCTATCTGACCCGTTTTCTTGCGGTTTCGTTACAAACCGTTGACAGTGGCTTAACACGCATAACCCATTCGATGGATGAAGCGGGTCGTTCCTTTGGTTTTCGCCCCTTACAGATACTGAGACAGATCCATATCCCGATGTTAAGTGCATCATTGATGACGGCATTGTTACTGGTATTTGTCGATGTATTAAAAGAGCTTCCTGCAACATTGATATTGCGGCCATTTAACTTTAATACCTTAGCGGTAAAAGCCTATGAACTAGCTTCAGATGAACGTTTGGCCGAAGCCGCACCGGCCGCATTGGCTATTGTAATTGCCGGCATTATTCCGGTTATTCTGTTAAGTAAAACCATTACCCGATCCCGCAAGTTAAAATTGGCGATTGATGAAAACTGA